The following proteins are encoded in a genomic region of Streptomyces gobiensis:
- a CDS encoding 5'-3' exonuclease — protein MLLDTASLYFRAYFGVPESVRAPDGTPVNAVRGLLDFIARLIHDHQPDALVACMDADWRPAWRVELIPTYKAHRVAEEAEEGPDTEEIPDTLTPQVPVIEGVLDALGIARVGAAGYEADDIIGTLTRRATGPVDIVTGDRDLFQLIDDTRKVRVLYPVKGVGTLAVFDEAALREKYGVNGSGYADLALLRGDPSDGLPGVRGIGEKTAATLLNTYGDLIGILVAVDDPTSRLTPSQRKRLTEAQPYLAVAPKVVRVADDVALPEFDAALPTGPRDPRALDELAERWGLGSPLQRLLSALQE, from the coding sequence ATGCTCCTTGACACCGCCTCCCTGTACTTCCGGGCCTACTTCGGCGTTCCGGAATCGGTGCGGGCCCCCGATGGAACGCCGGTCAACGCGGTACGCGGACTGCTCGACTTCATCGCCCGGCTGATCCATGACCACCAGCCCGATGCCCTGGTGGCCTGCATGGACGCCGACTGGCGGCCCGCCTGGCGGGTTGAGCTGATCCCCACGTACAAAGCACACCGGGTCGCTGAGGAGGCCGAGGAAGGGCCGGATACGGAGGAGATCCCGGACACCCTCACCCCGCAGGTGCCGGTGATCGAGGGTGTGCTGGACGCCCTCGGCATCGCCCGGGTGGGCGCGGCGGGCTATGAGGCCGATGACATCATCGGCACGCTCACCCGCCGCGCCACCGGTCCCGTCGATATCGTCACCGGGGACCGGGACCTCTTCCAGCTGATCGACGACACCCGGAAGGTACGTGTCCTGTACCCGGTCAAGGGCGTCGGCACCCTGGCCGTCTTCGATGAAGCGGCGCTGCGCGAGAAGTACGGGGTAAACGGTTCCGGTTACGCCGATCTGGCGCTGCTGCGCGGTGACCCCAGTGATGGCCTGCCGGGAGTGCGGGGCATCGGCGAGAAGACCGCGGCCACACTGCTGAACACCTATGGCGACCTGATCGGGATCCTGGTCGCGGTCGATGACCCCACCTCCCGGCTGACCCCCTCCCAGCGCAAGCGGCTGACCGAGGCACAGCCCTATCTCGCTGTCGCGCCGAAGGTGGTCCGGGTGGCCGACGATGTCGCGCTGCCGGAGTTCGACGCGGCACTCCCCACCGGCCCCAGGGACCCGCGGGCCCTGGACGAACTGGCCGAGCGGTGGGGGCTGGGGAGCCCGCTGCAGCGACTGCTCTCCGCCCTCCAGGAGTAA
- the eat gene encoding ethanolamine permease → MAEGTDSPTTVTTRNSPSPEDAYLQRRSLRRGSAGWVLLTGLGVAYVVSGDYAGWNFGLAEGGFGGLAIATVLMGLMYTCLVFSLAELSSILPTAGGGYGFARRALGTWGGFLTGTAILIEYILAPAAISVFIGGYVESLGLFGLESGWPVYLACFAIFIGVHLWGVGEALRFSFVVTGIAVIVLIIFSIGALTHFDAASLTDIKGDGDAFGANSWLPYGLLGIWAAFPFGMWFFLGIEGVPLAAEETKEPAKTMPKAMGLAIGILVLLALLTLLPAAGAAGSDAIKDADNPLVAALEAATGGDPTMLSRIVNYAGLAGLIASFFSLIYAGSRQLFALSRAGYLPRFLSLTSGRKAPYLGLLVPGAIGFSLAAATGDGARMLNIAVFGAAISYVLMSLSHIVLRRREPGLHRPYRTPGGMVTSSVAFVLACTAVVATFLVDPKAAGIAFVLYVVAVGYFTCFSRHRLVAAAPEEEFAALAEAEAELERG, encoded by the coding sequence ATGGCCGAGGGAACCGATTCGCCAACCACCGTGACCACCAGAAACTCCCCGTCTCCCGAGGACGCCTACCTCCAGCGCCGCTCGCTGCGGCGTGGCAGCGCCGGCTGGGTGCTGCTGACCGGCCTCGGCGTCGCCTATGTCGTCTCCGGGGACTACGCGGGCTGGAACTTCGGCCTCGCCGAGGGCGGCTTCGGCGGGCTGGCCATCGCCACGGTCTTGATGGGCCTGATGTACACCTGCCTGGTGTTCTCGCTCGCCGAGCTGTCCTCGATCCTGCCCACCGCGGGCGGCGGCTACGGCTTTGCCCGGCGCGCCCTGGGCACCTGGGGCGGCTTTCTGACCGGCACCGCCATCCTCATCGAGTACATCCTGGCGCCCGCCGCCATCTCCGTGTTCATCGGCGGATATGTCGAGTCGCTGGGCCTGTTCGGGCTGGAGTCCGGCTGGCCGGTGTATCTCGCCTGCTTCGCGATCTTCATCGGAGTGCATCTCTGGGGCGTCGGTGAGGCGCTGCGCTTCAGCTTCGTGGTCACCGGGATAGCCGTCATCGTCCTCATCATCTTCTCCATCGGTGCCCTCACCCATTTCGACGCCGCCTCGCTCACCGACATCAAGGGCGACGGCGACGCCTTCGGCGCCAACTCCTGGCTGCCGTACGGGCTGCTGGGGATCTGGGCGGCCTTCCCGTTCGGCATGTGGTTCTTCCTCGGTATCGAGGGCGTACCGCTGGCCGCCGAGGAGACCAAGGAGCCCGCGAAGACCATGCCGAAGGCGATGGGCCTGGCCATCGGCATCCTGGTGCTGCTGGCGCTGCTCACCCTGCTGCCCGCCGCCGGAGCCGCCGGGTCCGATGCCATCAAGGACGCCGACAATCCCCTGGTCGCCGCGCTGGAGGCGGCCACCGGCGGAGATCCGACCATGCTCAGCAGGATCGTCAACTACGCGGGCCTCGCCGGACTCATCGCCTCCTTCTTCTCCCTCATCTACGCCGGATCCCGGCAGCTGTTCGCCCTCTCCCGGGCCGGCTATCTGCCCCGCTTCCTCTCCCTGACCAGCGGCCGCAAGGCGCCCTACCTCGGGCTGCTGGTGCCCGGAGCGATCGGCTTCTCGCTCGCCGCGGCCACCGGGGACGGCGCCCGGATGCTCAATATCGCGGTGTTCGGCGCGGCCATCTCCTATGTGCTGATGTCGCTCTCGCACATCGTGCTGCGCCGCCGCGAGCCCGGGCTGCACCGCCCCTACCGCACCCCGGGCGGAATGGTCACCTCATCGGTGGCCTTCGTCCTCGCCTGCACTGCGGTCGTCGCCACCTTCCTGGTGGACCCCAAGGCCGCCGGGATCGCCTTCGTGCTGTACGTCGTGGCCGTCGGCTACTTCACCTGCTTCTCCCGGCACCGGCTGGTCGCCGCCGCTCCGGAGGAGGAGTTCGCCGCACTGGCGGAGGCCGAAGCCGAGCTGGAACGCGGCTGA
- a CDS encoding gamma-glutamyl-gamma-aminobutyrate hydrolase family protein, translating into MPAPLIGISTYLEPSARWGVWDLPAALLPAGYHRLTQRAGGLAALLPPDDAPGAAGAAVARLDGLVIAGGPDVEPVRYGAVPEPRTGPPARERDAWELALIESALAAGLPLLGVCRGMQLLNVALGGTLVQHLDGHSGPPGVFDTHTVKPVPGTLLDGVLAEPVTVRTYHHQSVDRLGRGLTASAYAADGTVEAVELPGADGFVLGVQWHPEADDDVRVMRALTAAARG; encoded by the coding sequence ATGCCCGCCCCCCTCATCGGCATCAGCACCTATCTGGAGCCCTCGGCCCGGTGGGGGGTGTGGGACCTGCCCGCCGCGCTGCTGCCCGCCGGATACCACCGGCTCACCCAGCGCGCGGGCGGCCTGGCGGCGCTGCTGCCGCCGGACGACGCACCCGGGGCAGCCGGGGCGGCGGTGGCCCGGCTGGACGGGCTGGTGATCGCGGGCGGACCGGATGTCGAACCGGTCCGCTATGGCGCCGTGCCCGAGCCGAGGACGGGACCGCCCGCCCGGGAGCGGGACGCCTGGGAACTGGCCCTGATCGAGTCGGCGCTGGCCGCCGGGCTGCCCCTGCTGGGCGTGTGCCGGGGCATGCAGCTGCTGAACGTCGCCCTCGGCGGCACCCTTGTGCAGCACCTCGACGGTCACTCCGGCCCGCCCGGCGTCTTCGACACCCACACCGTCAAGCCGGTGCCGGGGACGCTGCTGGACGGTGTGCTGGCTGAGCCGGTGACCGTGCGGACCTATCACCACCAGTCGGTTGACCGGCTCGGCCGGGGCCTGACCGCGAGCGCGTACGCGGCGGACGGCACGGTGGAGGCGGTCGAACTCCCGGGCGCGGACGGCTTTGTCCTGGGGGTCCAGTGGCACCCGGAAGCCGATGACGACGTACGCGTCATGCGCGCGCTGACCGCCGCGGCGCGCGGGTGA
- a CDS encoding helical backbone metal receptor yields MTAVRRVVSLVPSLTEAVAATAPGLLAGATDWCAHPADLEVARVRGTKNPDTDRIIELAPDLVIANEEENREPDLAALRAAGLEVLVTEVRTLPQAFTELERVLVSGCGLTRPPWLDAAEAAWQGLQGEFAVTAVVPVWRRPWMVLGRDTFAGDLLARLGVRNVYADHPDRYPRIPVEELNGRGAELVVLPDEPYVFTADDGPDAFPGLPAALLSGRHLTWYGPSLATAPAVLSTALRAALP; encoded by the coding sequence GTGACCGCGGTACGGCGCGTTGTCTCCCTGGTGCCCTCGCTCACCGAGGCTGTCGCCGCTACCGCCCCCGGGCTGCTGGCCGGCGCCACCGACTGGTGCGCCCACCCGGCGGATCTTGAGGTGGCCCGTGTCCGGGGTACCAAGAACCCGGACACCGACCGGATCATCGAGCTGGCGCCGGACCTCGTCATCGCCAATGAGGAGGAGAACCGCGAACCGGATCTCGCCGCACTGCGTGCCGCCGGCCTTGAGGTGCTGGTGACCGAGGTCCGAACCCTGCCACAGGCCTTTACCGAGCTGGAGCGGGTGCTGGTCAGCGGCTGCGGACTCACCCGGCCACCCTGGCTGGACGCGGCCGAGGCGGCCTGGCAGGGCCTCCAGGGCGAGTTCGCGGTGACCGCGGTCGTGCCGGTCTGGCGCAGGCCCTGGATGGTGCTGGGCCGGGACACCTTCGCGGGTGATCTGCTCGCCCGGCTGGGCGTGCGCAATGTGTACGCGGACCATCCGGACCGGTATCCGCGCATCCCCGTCGAGGAGTTGAACGGGCGCGGCGCCGAGCTGGTCGTCCTCCCCGATGAGCCGTATGTCTTCACCGCTGACGACGGCCCGGACGCTTTCCCGGGGCTGCCCGCCGCGCTGCTCAGCGGCCGCCATCTCACCTGGTACGGGCCATCGCTGGCCACAGCCCCGGCCGTGCTCAGCACGGCACTGCGGGCAGCGCTCCCCTGA
- a CDS encoding BCCT family transporter, which translates to MAAQQMANSPSDKPDAEREQVTPRKSSIAPRVFWPSAIIIAAFVLYATVFPNAAKSHVGAVQNQIIGGLGWYYTAIVSLFVIFALWVGIGRYGDIKLGRDEEKAEFGLGSWLAMLFAAGMGIGLVFWGVAEPLSHFDAPRPGTGGGEAAKGEAAMVQTFLHWGVHPWAIYVVVGLAVAYAVHRRGRPVSIRWALEPLLGDKIKGRWGDAIDVVAIIGTLFGVATSLGLGVMQISAGLNFQDWVDRPGKGLQVALIIGITLIAIISVVTGIGKGIKWLSNINMVLAAAVVLFILVAGPTLFILNGFVQNIGAYLQNILALSFDTGASQGSAGTEWVKGWTVFYWGWWISWAPFVGIFIARISRGRTVREFVCGVLLVPTLLTFFWFSVFGGAALHREMFGAGGLREGGTDPDSALFQLLDTMPGGALVAGVAILLIVLFFVTSSDSGSYVVDMLASGGDPEPPVWSRVFWAAAEGAVAIALLVASGTGTAALDTLRTAAIIIALPFSFVMIGMCIATIKSFHRERQMYLAARRKEQQDRLIGQAVAAIEEGLESGTLSEGPGDTQADLGKK; encoded by the coding sequence GTGGCCGCCCAGCAGATGGCGAATTCGCCGAGTGACAAACCGGACGCGGAACGAGAACAGGTGACTCCGCGTAAGTCGTCGATCGCACCGCGCGTCTTCTGGCCCTCCGCGATCATCATCGCCGCCTTTGTTCTCTACGCCACGGTCTTCCCGAACGCGGCGAAGAGTCACGTCGGGGCGGTGCAGAACCAGATCATCGGCGGCCTCGGCTGGTACTACACCGCGATTGTCTCGCTCTTTGTGATCTTCGCTCTGTGGGTGGGCATCGGCCGGTACGGCGACATCAAGCTGGGCAGGGACGAGGAGAAGGCCGAGTTCGGCCTGGGCTCCTGGCTGGCCATGCTGTTCGCCGCGGGTATGGGCATCGGTCTGGTCTTCTGGGGTGTCGCCGAGCCGCTGTCCCACTTCGATGCCCCCAGGCCGGGCACTGGCGGGGGCGAGGCCGCGAAGGGCGAAGCGGCCATGGTGCAGACGTTTCTGCACTGGGGCGTTCATCCCTGGGCCATCTATGTCGTGGTCGGCCTGGCCGTCGCCTACGCCGTGCACCGCAGGGGCCGCCCGGTCTCTATCCGCTGGGCCCTTGAGCCGCTCCTCGGTGACAAGATCAAGGGTCGCTGGGGCGATGCCATCGATGTCGTAGCGATCATCGGCACCCTCTTCGGTGTGGCCACCTCGCTCGGTCTTGGCGTCATGCAGATCTCCGCCGGGCTGAACTTCCAGGACTGGGTGGACCGGCCGGGCAAGGGCCTGCAGGTCGCCCTCATCATCGGCATCACCCTGATCGCGATCATCTCGGTCGTTACCGGTATCGGCAAGGGCATCAAGTGGCTGTCCAACATCAATATGGTGCTGGCCGCCGCGGTCGTGCTCTTCATTCTTGTCGCCGGCCCGACGCTGTTCATCCTCAACGGCTTCGTCCAGAACATCGGCGCGTATCTGCAGAACATCCTCGCGCTGAGCTTTGACACCGGTGCTTCGCAGGGCAGCGCGGGCACTGAGTGGGTCAAGGGCTGGACCGTCTTCTACTGGGGCTGGTGGATTTCCTGGGCGCCCTTCGTCGGCATCTTCATCGCCCGTATCTCCCGTGGCCGTACGGTCCGTGAGTTTGTCTGCGGTGTACTGCTGGTGCCGACCCTGCTGACCTTCTTCTGGTTCTCCGTCTTCGGCGGTGCGGCGCTGCACCGCGAGATGTTCGGAGCCGGCGGGCTCAGGGAGGGCGGTACCGATCCGGACAGCGCGCTCTTCCAGCTGCTCGACACCATGCCCGGCGGTGCGCTGGTCGCCGGTGTGGCGATCCTGCTGATCGTGCTCTTCTTTGTCACCTCCTCGGACTCCGGCTCCTATGTGGTCGACATGCTGGCCTCCGGCGGCGACCCCGAACCACCGGTGTGGAGCCGGGTGTTCTGGGCCGCCGCGGAGGGTGCCGTGGCCATCGCTCTGCTGGTGGCCAGCGGCACCGGAACCGCTGCCCTGGATACATTGCGAACGGCGGCGATCATCATCGCGCTGCCCTTCAGCTTTGTGATGATCGGTATGTGTATCGCCACGATCAAGTCCTTCCACCGGGAACGCCAGATGTATCTGGCGGCACGGCGCAAGGAGCAGCAGGACCGGCTGATCGGCCAGGCGGTCGCGGCGATAGAGGAGGGCCTGGAGAGCGGCACCCTCTCCGAGGGGCCGGGTGACACCCAGGCCGACCTGGGCAAGAAGTAG
- a CDS encoding glutamine synthetase family protein: MADRTPPLSIGELRRRVDAGDIDTVVLAFTDMQGRLQGKRFAARFFLDDVLTHGTEGCNYLLAVDADMNTVDGYAMSSWERGYGDFAMHGDAGTLRRTPWHPGTVLMNADLAWHDGSPVTASPRQILRRQLDRLADRGWTAYAGTELEFMVFKDTYEQAWGSGYRGLTPVNQYNVDYSILGTGRVEPLLRRIRNEMGAAGMTVESAKGECNLGQHEIAFRYDDALTTCDQHSVYKTGAKEIAAQEGLSLTFMAKFDEREGNSCHIHLSLRDESGAPVLAGDDDPYGMSKTMRHFLAGQLATMRELTLLYAPNINSYKRFQPGSFAPTAVAWGPDNRTCAYRVIGHGHAHRMENRLPGGDVNPYLAVAGMIAGGLYGIDQALELPEPCTGNAYDGDAVHVPGTLREAAELWAGSALARAAFGDDVVEHYRHMARVEQEAYDTAVTDWERYRSFERM, encoded by the coding sequence ATGGCAGACCGCACACCCCCACTCTCCATTGGTGAACTCCGCCGACGTGTCGACGCGGGCGACATCGACACGGTGGTACTCGCCTTCACGGATATGCAAGGACGGCTCCAGGGCAAGCGGTTCGCCGCGCGCTTCTTCCTCGATGACGTCCTCACCCATGGCACCGAGGGCTGCAACTACCTGCTCGCCGTGGACGCCGATATGAACACCGTCGACGGCTACGCCATGTCCTCCTGGGAGCGCGGCTACGGCGACTTCGCCATGCACGGCGACGCGGGCACCCTGCGCCGCACCCCCTGGCACCCGGGCACCGTGCTGATGAACGCCGACCTCGCCTGGCACGACGGTTCACCGGTCACCGCCTCGCCACGGCAGATACTGCGCCGTCAGCTCGACCGGCTCGCCGACCGCGGCTGGACCGCTTACGCGGGCACCGAGCTGGAGTTCATGGTCTTCAAGGACACCTATGAACAGGCCTGGGGGAGCGGCTATCGCGGACTCACCCCGGTCAACCAGTACAACGTCGACTACTCCATCCTCGGCACCGGCCGGGTGGAGCCGCTGCTGCGCCGCATCCGCAACGAGATGGGCGCCGCCGGGATGACCGTGGAGTCCGCCAAGGGTGAGTGCAACCTCGGCCAGCATGAGATCGCCTTCCGCTACGACGACGCGCTGACCACGTGTGACCAGCACTCGGTCTATAAGACCGGCGCCAAGGAGATCGCCGCGCAGGAGGGGCTGTCGCTCACCTTCATGGCGAAGTTCGATGAACGTGAGGGCAACTCCTGCCATATTCATCTCTCGCTGCGTGATGAGTCCGGCGCACCGGTACTGGCCGGGGACGACGACCCGTACGGCATGTCCAAGACCATGCGGCACTTCCTCGCCGGACAGCTCGCCACGATGCGTGAGCTGACCCTGCTCTACGCGCCCAACATCAACTCTTATAAGCGCTTTCAGCCCGGCTCCTTCGCGCCCACCGCCGTCGCCTGGGGACCGGACAACCGCACCTGCGCCTACCGGGTCATCGGTCACGGCCACGCACACCGGATGGAGAACCGCCTGCCCGGCGGCGATGTGAACCCGTATCTCGCCGTCGCGGGCATGATCGCGGGCGGCCTGTACGGCATTGACCAGGCGCTGGAACTCCCTGAGCCCTGCACCGGCAACGCCTACGACGGCGACGCCGTACATGTGCCCGGCACGCTCCGCGAGGCCGCCGAGCTCTGGGCGGGCAGCGCGCTGGCCCGGGCCGCCTTCGGCGACGACGTGGTCGAGCACTACCGCCATATGGCCCGCGTTGAGCAAGAGGCCTACGACACCGCAGTGACCGACTGGGAGCGTTACCGCTCCTTCGAGCGCATGTGA
- a CDS encoding FadR/GntR family transcriptional regulator: MNESQTADGAQDADRLAPVLRPVRAGGGFEEALEQILQIVRLGLVRAGERLPAERELAERLGISRVTLREVLKVLSDQGLVESRRGRYGGTFVRRPEPRSHAPEELRRRVAAVDVDDTLRFREVLEVGAAGLCAAQGLTEEQADRLRAALAATGDAALPDYRRQDTLFHLALAELAGSPSLTAQYAAVRATVNDLLDCIPLLVRNLEHAQQQHTALVEAVLEGDAEGAREVMREHCAGTAALLRGFLT, from the coding sequence ATGAACGAGAGCCAGACGGCGGACGGAGCGCAGGACGCGGACCGGCTGGCGCCGGTGCTGCGCCCCGTACGGGCGGGCGGGGGCTTTGAGGAGGCACTGGAGCAGATACTCCAGATCGTCCGCCTCGGGCTGGTGCGGGCCGGCGAACGGCTGCCCGCCGAGCGGGAGCTGGCCGAGCGGCTGGGGATCAGCCGGGTCACCCTGCGGGAGGTACTCAAGGTGCTCTCCGACCAGGGCCTGGTGGAGAGCAGGCGCGGACGGTACGGCGGCACGTTCGTTCGGCGACCGGAACCGCGCTCCCACGCGCCGGAGGAGCTGCGGCGCCGGGTGGCGGCCGTGGATGTCGACGACACCCTGCGCTTCCGCGAGGTGCTCGAGGTCGGCGCCGCCGGGCTGTGCGCCGCTCAGGGCCTCACGGAGGAGCAGGCGGACCGGTTGCGCGCCGCGCTGGCGGCGACCGGGGACGCCGCACTGCCGGACTACCGCCGCCAGGACACCCTCTTCCATCTCGCCCTGGCCGAGCTGGCCGGCTCGCCGTCGCTCACCGCGCAGTACGCGGCCGTACGGGCGACGGTCAACGATCTGCTGGACTGCATCCCGCTGCTGGTGCGCAATCTGGAGCACGCGCAGCAGCAGCACACCGCGCTGGTGGAGGCGGTACTGGAGGGCGACGCGGAGGGGGCCCGGGAGGTGATGCGTGAGCACTGCGCCGGGACGGCCGCGCTGCTCAGGGGCTTCCTGACGTGA
- a CDS encoding phosphatidylinositol-specific phospholipase C1-like protein, translating to MRRYIRRSRLRGRLSAGAALVAVTAVAALSSGAQATSRHDPARELRLNQLQAMATHNSYHREVSFAEQKIMEQHDPDFRNLLYSHASLPVQLGAQRVRGIELDVFPDPDGGLYASPLIRAFAQQPPLTAPEWKRPGFKVLHLADFDYETSCVTLTGCLTQVKEWSDRQPGHVTVPVLLELKRTDPRLEELGGAKSPPWDTAMLDALDAEIRTVFGDERTVNPDDIRRAGETLEQSVLKRGWPRVADTRGQVMFLMDNDDQQLQDAYRAGGRESLQGRVLFTASRPGRADAAFVKWNDPTGANQAVISDLVKRGYFVRTRSDIPVEHASSGDTGMLRAALDSGAQMVSTDFPVPGLAARYGSDYAARLPGGATVRCNPVSVPEVKCPRRPLER from the coding sequence GTGCGCAGGTATATCCGCAGAAGCAGGCTCCGCGGACGGCTCTCCGCCGGGGCGGCGCTCGTCGCGGTCACCGCGGTCGCGGCGCTGTCATCGGGGGCCCAGGCCACTTCACGGCATGATCCGGCCAGAGAGCTGAGGCTCAATCAGCTCCAGGCGATGGCCACGCACAACAGCTATCACCGTGAGGTCTCCTTCGCCGAGCAGAAGATCATGGAGCAGCATGACCCGGACTTCCGGAATCTGCTCTACAGTCATGCTTCGCTGCCCGTGCAGTTAGGCGCACAGCGCGTTCGCGGCATTGAGCTGGACGTCTTCCCCGATCCGGACGGCGGGCTCTACGCCAGCCCCCTCATCCGGGCGTTTGCCCAGCAGCCGCCACTGACCGCCCCGGAGTGGAAGAGGCCCGGCTTCAAGGTGCTGCACTTGGCCGACTTCGACTATGAGACCAGCTGCGTCACGCTCACCGGCTGTCTCACCCAGGTCAAGGAGTGGTCCGACCGGCAGCCCGGCCATGTCACCGTCCCGGTCCTGCTGGAGCTCAAGCGCACCGACCCCAGACTGGAGGAGCTGGGCGGGGCCAAGAGCCCGCCGTGGGACACCGCGATGCTCGATGCCCTGGACGCCGAGATCCGCACCGTCTTCGGGGACGAACGGACCGTCAACCCCGATGACATCCGCCGCGCGGGTGAGACCCTGGAGCAGTCGGTGCTGAAGCGCGGCTGGCCGAGGGTCGCCGATACCAGGGGCCAGGTGATGTTCCTGATGGACAATGACGACCAGCAGCTCCAGGACGCCTACCGCGCCGGCGGCCGGGAAAGCCTCCAGGGCCGGGTGCTGTTCACCGCCTCCCGCCCCGGCCGTGCCGACGCCGCCTTTGTGAAGTGGAACGACCCGACCGGAGCCAACCAGGCCGTGATCAGCGACCTGGTCAAGCGCGGCTACTTTGTGCGGACCCGCTCCGATATCCCCGTCGAGCACGCCTCCAGCGGCGATACGGGCATGCTGCGTGCCGCTCTCGACTCCGGCGCCCAGATGGTGTCCACCGACTTCCCGGTGCCCGGCCTGGCCGCCCGCTACGGTTCGGACTATGCCGCGCGGCTGCCCGGTGGTGCGACGGTGCGCTGCAACCCGGTCAGTGTGCCGGAGGTGAAGTGTCCCAGGAGGCCGCTGGAGCGGTGA